In one Elusimicrobiota bacterium genomic region, the following are encoded:
- the mraZ gene encoding division/cell wall cluster transcriptional repressor MraZ: MSLFLGQYEHGVDDKNRLFLPARFRGKNAASTFIMTQGLERCLFLFPPSAWERLAAKLDHLPLANKVEERAFKRTLLSAACEANVDSQGRILLPQLLKDYAGIKRDAVVIGVLHHVEIWAKERWQSYRQKARRSFEKAAPHLEL; encoded by the coding sequence ATGTCGCTTTTTCTGGGCCAGTACGAACACGGCGTGGATGACAAGAACCGGCTTTTTCTGCCGGCGCGTTTTCGCGGCAAAAATGCCGCTTCGACGTTTATCATGACGCAAGGACTGGAACGCTGCCTGTTTCTGTTTCCGCCGTCCGCCTGGGAGCGTCTGGCCGCCAAACTGGATCACCTGCCGCTGGCCAACAAAGTGGAAGAACGGGCCTTTAAGCGCACCCTCCTTTCCGCGGCTTGCGAAGCGAACGTGGACTCGCAGGGACGGATTCTGCTCCCGCAACTCTTGAAAGACTATGCCGGGATCAAACGCGACGCCGTCGTGATCGGGGTGCTGCATCACGTGGAGATCTGGGCGAAGGAGCGCTGGCAGTCGTATCGTCAGAAAGCCCGCCGGAGTTTTGAGAAGGCCGCACCCCATTTGGAGTTATGA
- the murQ gene encoding N-acetylmuramic acid 6-phosphate etherase: MLKTVNKRIDYAKISTETVNPRSKKLDALSALGIVELMNREDRQVLQAVSQARLNIASAVNLIVRSLGFGGRLFLVGAGTSGRLGVIEAAECPPTFNTSPNLVQAIMAGGRSAVFRSKEGAEDSESAAAAAVRRAVRKGDVVVGIAASGVTPFVRSALQTARQRKARTILVTCNKHSVNAAADIRILLNTGPEVLTGSTRLKAGSACKMTLNILTTACMVRLGKVYRNYMVDLQPKSKKLVARGIRFLKLLGRVSDARAKRLFQEARGQVKVGILMSRGHLTRPQALQRLAKTKGFLGKALSES, translated from the coding sequence ATGCTGAAAACCGTGAACAAACGAATTGATTACGCCAAAATTTCGACGGAGACGGTGAATCCGCGTTCTAAAAAGCTAGACGCGCTTTCCGCGCTTGGAATTGTAGAACTAATGAACCGGGAAGACCGGCAGGTGCTTCAGGCGGTGTCGCAAGCCAGGCTAAACATCGCGAGCGCCGTGAATCTGATCGTGCGAAGCCTCGGCTTCGGCGGCCGGCTTTTTTTGGTTGGGGCCGGAACGAGCGGCCGCCTGGGTGTGATCGAAGCCGCGGAGTGTCCTCCGACGTTTAATACATCCCCAAATCTGGTGCAGGCCATCATGGCGGGTGGTCGGTCCGCTGTGTTCCGGTCCAAAGAGGGCGCGGAAGACTCGGAATCGGCTGCTGCAGCGGCTGTCCGGCGAGCTGTCCGTAAAGGCGATGTTGTGGTCGGTATTGCGGCCAGCGGCGTAACCCCGTTCGTCCGTTCCGCCCTGCAGACCGCCCGGCAGAGGAAAGCGCGGACCATTCTCGTCACCTGCAATAAACACTCGGTGAATGCTGCAGCGGATATCCGCATCCTTCTGAATACAGGCCCCGAAGTGTTGACCGGTTCCACCCGGTTGAAAGCCGGTTCCGCCTGTAAAATGACGCTCAATATTTTGACGACCGCCTGCATGGTTCGTTTGGGAAAGGTCTATCGGAACTACATGGTGGATCTTCAGCCAAAATCGAAGAAGCTGGTGGCGCGGGGCATTCGTTTTTTGAAGCTTCTGGGGAGAGTTTCTGACGCGCGCGCCAAACGACTCTTTCAAGAGGCCCGCGGCCAGGTCAAAGTCGGCATCCTGATGTCGCGTGGTCATTTAACTCGTCCTCAGGCGCTGCAGCGGTTAGCCAAAACAAAAGGATTTTTAGGAAAGGCCCTGAGTGAGTCTTAA
- a CDS encoding C4-type zinc ribbon domain-containing protein: MNDSIKHLLALQQQDLELDRLRAEAAAIPAKVLALQAEIQSNKTVLENAKKEVIQLQLSRKQKELDLEAQESAIRKHSTDLNAVKTNDAYRALLGEIEKAKTDKSALEDLILQIMDQTDQAHRAWKEKEISAKTVETDLQRQISELEARQKQLAEHVSAQQTEREQAGAALAKKLVEPYERLRKNRAGAAVVPILKEQCSGCHMKVSQNLINEVRRGQKLMSCEHCSRIVFLEEAPAPTDSEQQAANSK; encoded by the coding sequence ATGAATGACTCTATTAAGCATCTCTTAGCGCTTCAACAACAGGATTTGGAACTGGACCGGCTGCGCGCCGAAGCCGCGGCGATTCCGGCAAAAGTTCTGGCCCTTCAAGCCGAGATCCAGTCCAACAAGACGGTTCTGGAAAACGCTAAGAAAGAAGTGATACAGCTCCAGTTGTCTCGCAAACAAAAGGAGTTGGATCTGGAGGCGCAGGAAAGCGCGATCCGAAAGCACTCCACGGATTTGAACGCCGTCAAGACCAATGACGCCTACCGGGCGCTTTTAGGGGAAATTGAGAAAGCGAAAACTGATAAATCCGCTCTCGAGGATTTGATTCTTCAGATTATGGATCAGACCGACCAGGCCCATCGGGCGTGGAAGGAAAAGGAAATTTCCGCGAAGACTGTTGAGACGGATTTGCAGCGCCAGATCAGCGAACTGGAAGCCAGACAAAAACAGCTTGCCGAACACGTTTCCGCTCAACAGACGGAGCGGGAGCAGGCGGGTGCGGCTCTGGCTAAGAAACTCGTGGAACCATATGAACGTCTGCGCAAAAACCGGGCGGGTGCAGCGGTTGTGCCGATTCTCAAGGAACAATGCTCGGGTTGTCATATGAAGGTTTCTCAAAATTTGATCAACGAAGTCCGTCGCGGCCAAAAGCTCATGAGCTGCGAACACTGTTCCCGCATCGTCTTTCTCGAAGAAGCCCCTGCGCCGACAGACAGCGAGCAGCAAGCCGCCAACAGCAAGTAA
- a CDS encoding sodium/solute symporter (Members of the Solute:Sodium Symporter (SSS), TC 2.A.21 as described in tcdb.org, catalyze solute:Na+ symport. Known solutes for members of the family include sugars, amino acids, nucleosides, inositols, vitamins, urea or anions, depending on the system.) — protein MELTNWFLGRTNLTWPDGIVLLGLLILLVGLSYWVGGGQTNTQDFFLARRKIPGWAACLSFVATEVSAVTIISVPATAYMENWEYAQFFIGSFAARAAIAYYFIPAFYQFNCVTIYEFLKHRFGPATQYTATLFFFVTRLLGSGVRLMAASLAVSVLLGWKIMPAILLFTLISVVYIIYGGIRSVVWTGVLQAGVFILAGIAAIVYLLLHISGGWHGVMAIAGAAGHLQIFNWGPSPADPHFWSKLISDPNIIWIAVLNGFFGSMAAFGTDQELMQRLLTVETRRESQKTLILTPFVSFFVLSIYLVVGACLYTFYAQNPSLPLPDKLDAILPHFVGHSMPAVLRGLLLSAIVMASIDSPLTSLTASFVTDIYRPLVHASADERHYLRVSRISVALFAVLLALIAYAFSFFQKILWLAFKIGGITFGSLLGVFLLGLLTTRRSNRANVVGMTLMAVINMGLLTLSEKGIFPLGWTWLVLIGTAGTFLIGYILGPTMEKET, from the coding sequence ATGGAACTGACGAATTGGTTTCTCGGACGGACGAATCTGACCTGGCCGGACGGGATCGTCCTCTTGGGCCTTCTGATTCTGTTGGTGGGCCTCAGTTATTGGGTCGGCGGAGGTCAGACGAATACCCAGGATTTCTTCCTGGCCCGCCGAAAAATCCCGGGGTGGGCCGCCTGCCTTTCCTTCGTCGCGACCGAAGTCAGCGCCGTCACAATCATTTCCGTTCCGGCAACAGCCTATATGGAAAACTGGGAATACGCCCAGTTCTTCATCGGCTCCTTTGCCGCACGCGCGGCTATCGCGTATTACTTTATCCCCGCCTTTTACCAGTTTAACTGTGTCACGATTTACGAATTTCTCAAGCATCGCTTCGGGCCGGCCACCCAATACACCGCCACCCTTTTCTTTTTTGTGACGCGGTTGCTCGGCTCCGGCGTCCGCCTGATGGCGGCCTCTCTGGCGGTCTCGGTGCTCCTGGGCTGGAAAATTATGCCGGCCATTCTACTTTTTACGCTGATCAGCGTGGTCTATATCATTTACGGAGGAATCCGATCCGTGGTCTGGACAGGGGTCCTGCAGGCGGGTGTTTTCATTCTGGCCGGCATCGCCGCGATTGTTTACTTATTGCTGCACATTTCCGGTGGATGGCACGGGGTCATGGCCATCGCCGGGGCGGCCGGCCATCTGCAGATCTTCAATTGGGGACCTTCTCCGGCTGACCCGCATTTCTGGAGCAAATTAATTTCTGATCCGAACATCATCTGGATCGCTGTCTTGAACGGATTCTTCGGCTCCATGGCGGCCTTCGGGACCGACCAGGAACTGATGCAGCGGCTCCTCACCGTTGAGACACGGCGGGAAAGCCAGAAGACCCTGATTCTGACTCCCTTCGTGTCATTCTTTGTGCTGTCCATTTACCTCGTTGTCGGCGCATGTCTCTATACGTTTTACGCGCAGAATCCGTCACTTCCACTTCCAGATAAATTGGATGCCATCCTGCCTCATTTTGTCGGCCATTCGATGCCGGCGGTCCTGCGCGGTCTGCTGCTCTCTGCGATCGTCATGGCCAGCATTGACTCCCCCCTGACCTCCTTGACCGCTTCTTTTGTGACCGACATCTACCGGCCGCTGGTTCATGCGTCAGCCGATGAGAGACACTACCTGCGGGTATCGCGAATCAGCGTGGCGCTCTTTGCGGTGCTTCTGGCCCTGATTGCCTACGCGTTTAGTTTTTTCCAGAAAATTCTCTGGCTGGCGTTCAAGATCGGCGGGATCACGTTTGGTTCACTGCTGGGGGTCTTTTTATTGGGTCTTCTCACCACACGACGGAGCAACCGGGCCAACGTCGTTGGCATGACTCTGATGGCGGTGATCAATATGGGACTGCTGACACTCTCAGAGAAAGGGATTTTTCCGCTCGGCTGGACATGGCTGGTTCTGATCGGAACCGCCGGAACCTTCCTGATCGGTTATATCCTGGGCCCTACGATGGAGAAGGAGACGTAG
- a CDS encoding transposase, which translates to MSNVFVPNRQSIRLPGYDYTSQGIHYVTMCTRDHLNLFGIVKNEEMQLSPVGEMINLAWRGITMYAPRISLDEFVVMPDHLHAIIVIGPDLDGGLNHDFGQGRCPAPTAAISLPSIVRRFKSWTTHQYRKNIWQRNYYEHIVSDENDLNRIREYIKDNPKNWEKEK; encoded by the coding sequence ATGTCAAACGTGTTCGTCCCCAACCGCCAATCCATCCGATTGCCGGGATACGATTACACGTCACAAGGCATTCATTACGTCACGATGTGCACACGGGATCATTTAAACCTGTTTGGAATCGTCAAGAACGAGGAGATGCAATTATCACCCGTGGGCGAAATGATCAATCTAGCCTGGCGCGGAATCACCATGTATGCCCCGCGTATCTCCCTGGATGAATTTGTTGTGATGCCCGATCATCTGCATGCGATTATCGTCATTGGACCGGATCTTGATGGCGGGTTAAATCATGATTTCGGGCAGGGACGGTGCCCTGCCCCTACCGCCGCGATTTCGTTGCCCTCGATTGTTCGACGATTCAAATCATGGACAACACATCAATATCGAAAAAACATATGGCAACGCAATTATTACGAACACATCGTCAGCGATGAGAACGATTTAAACCGCATTCGAGAATACATCAAGGACAACCCGAAGAATTGGGAAAAGGAAAAATAG
- a CDS encoding cyclic nucleotide-binding domain-containing protein — protein MSLKPEQQLRAIEVLKNLTLFAGCSLESLQSLAAKLDAREFLKGKVIMMDQEINKTLYILAKGSVGVWKRIQNEKKRLVLLEAPTVFGERSMFEESPASAMIKAETDCSTYLLDRSHFSEVAKQFADMATQVQKNMEIVRALRGAPPTSPSPS, from the coding sequence GTGAGTCTTAAGCCTGAACAGCAGCTGCGCGCTATCGAGGTTCTTAAGAACCTGACGTTATTCGCGGGTTGTTCATTGGAATCTCTGCAGTCGCTGGCCGCCAAACTCGACGCACGGGAGTTCCTTAAAGGAAAAGTCATTATGATGGACCAGGAGATTAATAAGACGCTGTACATCCTGGCCAAAGGCAGCGTCGGGGTTTGGAAGCGTATTCAGAATGAAAAGAAGCGGTTGGTCCTTCTGGAAGCTCCGACTGTTTTCGGAGAACGTTCCATGTTTGAAGAGTCGCCGGCATCGGCGATGATCAAGGCGGAAACGGATTGCTCCACGTACCTGCTCGATCGCAGCCATTTCAGCGAAGTCGCCAAACAATTCGCCGACATGGCCACTCAGGTTCAAAAAAACATGGAGATCGTTCGCGCCCTGCGCGGCGCCCCGCCTACGTCTCCTTCTCCATCGTAG
- a CDS encoding penicillin-binding protein 2, with the protein MRIRRLWVASVLSLAAFVLIVTRLGYLQLYCHAALLQRANREHARQHVDDRLPRGAILDRSGVVLAMSIQGGACYADPRRVMRADETARLLSPILHIPSNVLLGKLTQKRRFVWLARRLDPETVQHLQNLHRPGISVAPEQKRFYPEDTLASQTIGVVGDEQEGLSGVELVVNGWLSGRSTPFLFKQWTLAKRPAHPLADPSDLTPRSIVLTLDRQLQTIVEQELAVQMQLSRPKSGTVIIEDPQTGEILAMATAPSFNPNQWGVPGSAQQESPELLSNPAVEKIIEPGSTFKIVTAAAALEERKVALHDNFFCENGSWQIPGRLIHDHEKEGWLTFTEVISHSSNIGTAKVAMRLGQTDLYRYARAFGFGMPSGCGLPGDGVGILRQPSQWRPSSLGTISFGQEVGVTPLQMVNAYCVIANGGTLLEPRLYKGFVDDDGTYQEWQANQPVRRVISTKTAQTMRQILQEVVANGTGKAAQVAGLPVAGKTGTAQKIDPLTRQYSSSRYLASFCGFAPAEHPRIVIGVFLDEPQNGYWGGSEAAPLFSRIMRNAASTLHFPNTHSGPLLISRTIIRM; encoded by the coding sequence ATGAGGATCCGCCGGTTGTGGGTCGCAAGCGTTTTGTCACTGGCCGCCTTCGTCCTGATTGTGACCCGTTTGGGCTATTTGCAGCTGTACTGCCATGCCGCCCTTCTTCAAAGGGCGAATCGGGAACACGCGCGTCAGCACGTGGACGATCGTTTGCCGCGCGGCGCCATTCTGGATCGATCCGGCGTGGTGCTGGCGATGAGCATCCAGGGAGGCGCTTGTTACGCGGACCCCCGGCGGGTGATGCGGGCGGATGAAACCGCGCGTCTCCTCTCTCCCATACTCCACATCCCGTCCAATGTTCTCCTGGGAAAATTGACTCAGAAGCGCCGTTTCGTCTGGCTGGCGCGCCGGCTGGATCCGGAAACGGTTCAGCACCTGCAGAACCTGCATCGTCCGGGAATATCGGTGGCTCCCGAACAGAAACGCTTTTATCCCGAAGACACTCTGGCTTCGCAGACCATCGGAGTGGTAGGCGATGAGCAAGAAGGACTCTCGGGTGTGGAATTGGTGGTCAACGGCTGGCTCAGCGGCCGGTCCACACCCTTTTTGTTCAAGCAATGGACCCTCGCCAAGCGTCCGGCGCATCCGCTCGCCGATCCCAGCGACCTGACGCCGCGCTCGATCGTGCTGACGCTGGATCGCCAGCTGCAGACGATCGTCGAGCAGGAACTGGCGGTTCAAATGCAGCTCTCCCGTCCGAAGAGCGGGACGGTGATCATCGAAGACCCGCAAACCGGTGAGATTTTGGCCATGGCCACAGCGCCTTCCTTTAATCCAAACCAATGGGGCGTACCGGGGAGCGCACAGCAGGAGAGTCCGGAACTGTTGTCCAATCCTGCCGTTGAGAAAATTATTGAGCCGGGCTCCACCTTCAAAATCGTGACCGCGGCGGCCGCGCTCGAGGAGAGGAAAGTCGCTTTGCACGACAACTTCTTTTGCGAAAACGGTTCCTGGCAGATTCCAGGCCGCCTCATTCATGACCACGAAAAAGAGGGCTGGCTGACCTTTACAGAAGTCATCAGCCACTCCTCCAATATCGGCACAGCCAAGGTCGCGATGCGTCTCGGCCAGACGGATCTGTACCGGTACGCACGCGCTTTCGGCTTCGGGATGCCCAGCGGCTGCGGTTTGCCTGGAGATGGCGTCGGTATTTTGAGACAACCCTCCCAGTGGCGGCCCTCGAGCCTGGGAACCATTTCATTCGGCCAAGAGGTTGGCGTGACGCCGCTGCAGATGGTCAATGCCTACTGCGTCATCGCCAATGGCGGCACCCTGCTTGAGCCGCGTCTCTATAAAGGATTCGTCGACGATGATGGAACGTATCAGGAGTGGCAGGCGAATCAACCGGTCCGCCGGGTGATTTCAACCAAGACGGCCCAAACGATGCGCCAGATTCTCCAGGAAGTTGTCGCCAACGGCACCGGAAAAGCGGCCCAGGTGGCCGGTCTGCCCGTTGCTGGAAAGACCGGCACCGCTCAGAAAATCGATCCCCTGACCCGTCAGTATTCCTCCAGCCGGTATCTGGCTTCGTTCTGTGGTTTTGCTCCGGCCGAGCATCCCCGGATTGTGATTGGTGTTTTCCTCGATGAACCACAGAACGGTTACTGGGGGGGGTCGGAAGCGGCACCTCTCTTCTCCCGCATCATGAGGAATGCGGCCTCCACCCTCCATTTTCCGAACACTCACTCCGGTCCCCTCCTGATCTCTCGAACGATTATCCGGATGTAA
- the rsmH gene encoding 16S rRNA (cytosine(1402)-N(4))-methyltransferase RsmH, with the protein MTDSPVSSTHRRWGHVPVLAAEVVKAFDFGRPALVIDGTLGAGGHTEALLERYPDMRIVGMDWDTLALSTAEERLSRFGERFQSIQSNFADLPARLPVLSPSGIDGLLLDLGLSSLQLEDAQRGFSFLRPGPLDMRMSRELTQTAWDVLRQSSEEELARLFRTYGEEKQSRRIASLLKAALSKGALENDAWKVAEFIRSNAPARGGRIDPSTRCFQALRIAVNHELENLKDLLGQMENVLVPGGRVAVISFHSLEDRLVKRAFQQAAKGCICPPQVPQCVCGKKPWARLIPRKAIQSTADEIAGNPRARSARLRLLEKR; encoded by the coding sequence ATGACTGATTCGCCTGTTTCATCCACCCACCGGCGCTGGGGACATGTGCCGGTGTTAGCCGCCGAGGTCGTGAAGGCGTTTGATTTCGGGCGCCCGGCCCTTGTGATTGACGGGACGCTGGGCGCCGGCGGTCACACGGAAGCCTTACTCGAACGCTATCCCGACATGCGGATTGTCGGGATGGATTGGGACACACTGGCGCTTTCGACCGCAGAGGAACGGCTCAGCCGTTTCGGGGAACGTTTCCAGTCGATTCAATCCAATTTCGCCGACCTGCCGGCGCGGCTGCCGGTCCTTTCTCCGTCGGGAATCGACGGCCTTTTACTCGATCTGGGGCTTTCGTCGCTTCAGCTCGAGGATGCTCAGCGCGGATTCAGTTTCCTGCGGCCCGGCCCTTTAGATATGCGGATGTCCCGTGAGCTGACCCAAACCGCCTGGGATGTCTTGCGCCAGTCTTCCGAGGAAGAACTGGCCCGGCTCTTCCGGACCTATGGGGAGGAAAAGCAGTCGCGCCGGATCGCATCCCTCCTCAAAGCAGCGCTGTCCAAAGGCGCGTTGGAAAACGATGCCTGGAAAGTGGCCGAGTTTATCCGATCGAACGCCCCTGCGCGGGGCGGACGAATTGATCCTTCGACGCGCTGTTTTCAGGCCCTGCGAATCGCCGTGAACCATGAACTGGAAAATCTGAAGGACCTGTTAGGACAGATGGAAAATGTTCTGGTTCCGGGCGGCCGGGTGGCCGTTATTTCGTTTCATTCCCTCGAGGACCGGCTGGTGAAACGCGCTTTTCAACAAGCGGCCAAGGGATGCATTTGCCCGCCGCAGGTTCCGCAGTGCGTTTGCGGCAAAAAACCGTGGGCCAGGCTTATCCCCCGCAAGGCCATTCAATCGACCGCCGACGAAATCGCCGGGAATCCGCGCGCGCGGAGTGCCCGGCTGCGTCTTTTAGAAAAACGATGA
- a CDS encoding IS30 family transposase: MSDKERDHLAVYRSRGLTLRQIASRLNRSIGTLSRELKRNRSIRGYFAGHAHDQSQVRLRTGHKRMRLKSHVLRHEVEQMLNKGWSPELIAGRITKHRKDLASIGYEAIYQWIYSERPDLIGCLVRAHPKRWPRRYRPYRRYSSIPGRVPLLERPEAANTRSEAGHWETDLIVGPGQPALQVLVERQTRYSKLRVIPNRTAPASRAALTGLFTSVPAHLRLSITYDNGLENFEHAVLNDDFAMSSYFCQPYHSWEKGTVENTNGLIRRFVPKRTKLDSITPERFQQIEHWLNDRPRKCLKFRTSGEAFNALCCT, from the coding sequence ATGTCTGATAAAGAACGAGATCATCTGGCTGTCTATCGAAGTCGTGGCCTGACTCTGCGACAGATCGCCAGTCGTCTGAACCGCTCCATCGGGACCTTGTCCCGCGAACTCAAGCGTAACCGGTCGATAAGAGGTTACTTCGCTGGGCATGCCCACGATCAATCGCAAGTTCGCCTGCGGACCGGCCACAAGCGCATGCGCCTGAAAAGCCATGTCTTACGCCATGAGGTCGAGCAGATGCTCAACAAAGGCTGGTCTCCCGAACTGATTGCCGGTCGCATCACCAAGCATCGCAAGGATCTGGCCTCCATCGGATACGAAGCCATTTATCAGTGGATCTACAGCGAACGTCCCGACCTCATCGGATGCCTCGTCCGGGCCCATCCCAAACGCTGGCCCAGGCGCTACCGTCCCTATCGTCGCTATAGCAGCATCCCTGGACGCGTGCCCCTTCTCGAGCGTCCGGAGGCCGCCAATACCCGCTCCGAAGCCGGTCATTGGGAGACCGATCTGATCGTGGGTCCAGGGCAACCCGCGCTCCAAGTCCTGGTCGAACGTCAAACCCGCTACAGCAAACTGCGAGTCATCCCCAATAGAACCGCCCCAGCTTCTCGCGCCGCACTCACTGGTCTTTTCACGAGCGTTCCCGCTCACCTCCGGCTCAGCATTACCTACGACAATGGCCTGGAAAACTTTGAACACGCCGTGCTCAATGATGACTTCGCCATGTCTTCGTATTTCTGTCAGCCTTACCACAGCTGGGAAAAGGGAACCGTCGAAAACACCAATGGCTTGATTCGTCGGTTTGTCCCGAAACGGACAAAACTCGATTCCATCACGCCTGAGCGTTTTCAACAGATCGAACATTGGCTCAATGATCGTCCCAGAAAATGTCTTAAATTCCGAACCTCAGGGGAGGCCTTCAATGCCCTCTGTTGCACTTAA